A stretch of Myxococcus hansupus DNA encodes these proteins:
- a CDS encoding pyridoxamine 5'-phosphate oxidase family protein, with amino-acid sequence MSRIQSVEALEGVVGSRPLGSMLKSLDALDSHCVQLLGCASFAVLGYIDVDGQARATAAGGVLGFASVVDATHLLLELPEPVPLNPTVGCGLLFFIPGLGETLRVNGRATLQGRTLTFTVEEAFVHCAKALIRSGLWKPPAELAPAAGATGSWAGDPEVRAWLTRTPFVLLMSWDAQGNADVSPKGDPAGFLRLDGTRVAVPDRPGNRRTDTFHNVLEQPRAALLALIPGEARVLEVSGTASLSSEPALLTSMTVEGKVPKLALLLEARSARILASPAILDAGLWDMSRHVPKERLPKMSDVFIDHVRRSPQRGAAAAALRVLASKRMMSWAIDVDYKKNLY; translated from the coding sequence ATGTCGCGGATCCAGTCGGTCGAGGCGCTGGAGGGGGTGGTGGGCTCACGTCCCCTGGGTTCGATGCTGAAGTCGTTGGACGCGTTGGATTCGCATTGCGTCCAGTTGCTGGGATGCGCGTCGTTCGCGGTGCTCGGCTACATCGACGTGGATGGGCAAGCGCGTGCGACGGCCGCGGGCGGCGTCCTGGGCTTCGCGAGCGTCGTGGATGCGACGCACCTCCTGCTGGAGCTGCCCGAGCCCGTTCCGCTCAACCCCACGGTGGGGTGCGGTCTGTTGTTCTTCATCCCCGGCCTGGGAGAGACGCTGCGGGTGAACGGGCGGGCGACCCTTCAGGGCCGCACCCTGACCTTCACGGTGGAGGAGGCCTTCGTGCACTGTGCGAAGGCACTCATCCGCTCCGGTTTGTGGAAGCCGCCTGCGGAACTCGCCCCGGCGGCGGGCGCGACGGGCTCGTGGGCGGGAGACCCCGAGGTGCGAGCTTGGCTCACGCGCACGCCCTTCGTGCTGCTGATGTCGTGGGACGCGCAGGGCAACGCGGATGTCAGTCCCAAGGGCGACCCGGCGGGATTCCTTCGCTTGGACGGGACGCGGGTGGCGGTTCCGGACCGGCCGGGAAACCGCCGCACGGACACGTTCCACAACGTCCTCGAACAACCGCGTGCGGCCCTGCTCGCCCTGATTCCAGGGGAGGCGCGCGTGCTGGAGGTCTCCGGAACCGCCTCCCTGTCCTCTGAACCCGCCTTGCTGACGTCAATGACGGTGGAAGGGAAGGTGCCCAAGCTGGCGCTGCTCCTGGAGGCCCGTTCGGCGCGCATCCTCGCCAGTCCGGCCATCCTGGACGCGGGGCTGTGGGACATGTCGAGGCACGTGCCCAAGGAGCGGCTGCCGAAGATGTCGGACGTGTTCATCGACCATGTCCGGAGAAGCCCTCAGCGGGGCGCCGCCGCGGCGGCCCTGCGGGTGCTCGCGTCCAAGCGAATGATGAGCTGGGCCATCGACGTCGATTACAAGAAGAACCTCTACTGA
- a CDS encoding leucine-rich repeat domain-containing protein, giving the protein MASQKSAPTRASSAKAKKTSSRTPASTAKKQGAALPVSLESAWQDLEARLVGAWGPDAAGQYASELEPMHMSFEHAPDLTPLLPEAYLRFVEAVGYRWVSTGKKGLAFLPPRWRLQASQGMGEPGRQWTTVREEREAGVHTYRFVMFASEDLNDTNGYCFGKSASDDALVVWSVEDSLPTLELGTFASWLTKKLAALNKVAPPKPGSKRAASPGDPLNLMMESLGEAAAKFRDQGASAILGTFPRDTKDIFLLGRTLGVVPEMMGEFSELEHLTLKHARLTQVSGALVRLTKLKRLDLSWNPGLETLPPELGHMDALESLLLDNTGVHTLPETWGRLVRLKYLGLKATPMTTLPSWLYGLRGLKHLDLHQTSIPKEEVEALRAALPDCNVGFRP; this is encoded by the coding sequence ATGGCGAGTCAGAAATCCGCTCCGACCCGAGCCTCCTCCGCGAAGGCGAAGAAGACCTCCTCACGCACGCCTGCTTCCACGGCGAAGAAGCAGGGCGCGGCGCTGCCTGTGTCGCTCGAAAGCGCGTGGCAGGACCTGGAGGCGCGGCTGGTGGGCGCCTGGGGGCCCGACGCCGCGGGGCAGTACGCATCGGAGCTCGAGCCCATGCACATGTCCTTCGAGCATGCGCCCGATCTGACGCCGCTGCTGCCGGAGGCGTACCTGCGATTCGTCGAGGCGGTGGGGTACCGCTGGGTGTCGACGGGGAAGAAGGGACTGGCGTTTCTTCCCCCACGCTGGCGCCTCCAGGCCTCACAAGGCATGGGCGAGCCAGGCCGCCAATGGACGACGGTCCGCGAGGAGCGTGAAGCGGGCGTGCACACCTACCGCTTCGTGATGTTCGCGTCGGAGGACCTCAACGACACCAATGGATACTGCTTCGGCAAGAGCGCGAGCGACGACGCCCTGGTCGTCTGGTCCGTGGAGGACAGCTTGCCCACGCTCGAATTGGGGACCTTCGCGTCGTGGCTCACCAAGAAGCTGGCGGCGCTGAACAAGGTCGCTCCCCCGAAGCCGGGAAGCAAGCGCGCCGCTTCTCCGGGGGATCCGCTGAACTTGATGATGGAGTCACTCGGTGAGGCCGCCGCGAAGTTTCGCGACCAGGGGGCCTCGGCCATCCTGGGCACCTTTCCCCGGGACACGAAGGACATCTTCCTGCTGGGCCGGACGCTCGGCGTGGTTCCAGAGATGATGGGCGAGTTCTCCGAGCTGGAGCACCTGACGCTGAAGCACGCGCGGCTGACGCAGGTGTCGGGTGCGCTGGTTCGGCTGACGAAGCTGAAGCGGCTCGACCTCTCCTGGAACCCGGGGCTGGAGACGCTCCCCCCAGAGCTCGGGCACATGGACGCCTTGGAGTCGCTCCTCTTGGACAACACGGGCGTCCACACCCTTCCCGAGACATGGGGGCGGCTTGTTCGCTTGAAGTATCTGGGCCTGAAGGCCACGCCCATGACGACGCTGCCGTCATGGCTGTACGGGCTGCGCGGCCTCAAGCACCTGGATCTCCACCAGACTTCCATCCCGAAGGAGGAGGTCGAGGCCTTGAGGGCGGCGCTCCCCGACTGCAACGTGGGTTTCCGTCCCTGA
- a CDS encoding Imm49 family immunity protein: MSNKFLPIFVSNARYANQKLLPRLLQGNGSPADVLEFCSNQRRMGIGALLLVGDVETFQSHLSRSGKAFLALAFTAEGTSSIALSRMVPFFDALTARDMHVARDVATRAPRSMQSGLEYEEDFLYFRFLMDHCILGRSDVDARACLERFESVLEGSEEPRLEVCQALLARDGPRLEDAVQRLASTRLQRYVRLREQGRLLQEEWAMDAKLCVEGLALLFLAEELGMGMPRGESSGLPSVARLQASLSEPADAWRWED; the protein is encoded by the coding sequence ATGAGCAACAAGTTCCTGCCCATCTTTGTCAGCAACGCCCGCTACGCGAACCAGAAGTTGCTGCCCCGGCTACTCCAGGGGAATGGGAGTCCGGCGGATGTGCTCGAGTTTTGCTCCAACCAGCGACGAATGGGCATTGGGGCGCTTTTGCTGGTGGGCGATGTGGAGACGTTCCAGTCGCACCTGTCTCGGAGCGGCAAGGCGTTCCTCGCGCTCGCATTCACCGCTGAGGGCACCTCATCCATCGCGCTCAGCCGCATGGTTCCCTTCTTCGACGCCCTGACCGCGCGTGACATGCATGTGGCCCGGGACGTCGCAACGCGGGCTCCTCGGTCAATGCAGAGTGGCCTCGAATACGAGGAAGATTTCCTCTACTTTCGTTTCCTCATGGACCACTGCATCCTCGGTCGGTCTGATGTCGATGCGCGGGCATGTCTGGAGCGCTTCGAGTCCGTCCTCGAAGGCTCCGAAGAGCCTCGACTGGAGGTGTGTCAGGCCTTGCTGGCACGTGACGGGCCTCGCTTGGAAGACGCGGTTCAGCGTCTGGCGTCCACCCGGCTCCAGCGATACGTCCGGCTGCGTGAGCAAGGGCGCTTGCTTCAGGAGGAGTGGGCCATGGATGCGAAGCTCTGCGTGGAGGGCCTGGCGCTGCTGTTCCTCGCGGAGGAACTGGGCATGGGGATGCCGAGAGGGGAGTCCTCCGGCTTGCCTTCCGTGGCCCGGCTCCAAGCGTCTCTTTCGGAACCCGCAGATGCGTGGAGGTGGGAGGACTGA
- a CDS encoding DUF6798 domain-containing protein has translation MNHPETGIPAPDAPAESASPVALVTSSPVAPVETRRWAPRLVDLAVGAGISVLFLGAWLLINGYEFGTLDHAIHLPYVLRAQAPDFLPGDPLVEAGSHHPSLLWTWLAWGTQWLPIEPLYFALHLASALGLFWGTVCLARALYPGRLGRWAAALAPAVMVAPKLTLTWIPTFDNHLLNRTLALGPELLALALAASGRFRAAFLLTGAVFILHPTTASHTALLVWFAALMDRRHHRALFTGPLFFLLGASPLLAQMLFRGSHGGVPFPAPEDWMHLNRLQLFFHHFPSTWTFEDNWERLAPLVFVLGAWQARVLPRAAAGFILGALVACIAGWVGLEWLHHPAALQLHLQQASRLMNFVAAVCGAAWVAKTWVWSLRRPPFAALALVAYVLDYNPAILILGLLALVLGRGPERDVASPPRWAPAAAVFGIVASMWVTAQLLDWHVPAVQVRFDELPGSRVMAWSRENLPEDAVVVTPPYFTHAMAAYRYGARRQVLANYKDGSEVSFSMSFLRQWRERMEALCDCKPFDTAPDASSLQAWLSSQDAVLAGYRNADAARFLELARRFGATHAVVERSEQEEEHRMPLPPGATPPAVAQPDLPLLYQDDEFSVYRIDAVP, from the coding sequence ATGAATCACCCCGAGACCGGCATCCCGGCACCGGATGCCCCCGCGGAGAGCGCCAGCCCGGTGGCGCTCGTCACGTCCTCCCCCGTGGCGCCCGTCGAGACGCGGAGGTGGGCGCCACGCCTCGTGGACCTGGCCGTCGGCGCTGGCATCAGCGTGCTCTTCCTGGGCGCCTGGCTGCTCATCAACGGCTACGAGTTCGGGACGCTGGACCATGCCATCCATCTGCCCTACGTCCTGCGGGCACAGGCCCCGGACTTCCTTCCGGGAGATCCGCTGGTCGAGGCCGGCAGCCACCACCCCTCGCTGCTGTGGACGTGGCTCGCGTGGGGGACGCAGTGGCTGCCCATCGAACCGCTGTACTTCGCGCTGCACCTCGCATCGGCGCTGGGGCTCTTCTGGGGCACGGTGTGCCTGGCACGGGCGCTCTACCCGGGGCGGTTGGGTCGGTGGGCGGCCGCGCTCGCCCCGGCGGTCATGGTGGCGCCGAAGCTGACGCTCACGTGGATTCCCACCTTCGACAACCACCTGCTCAACCGGACGCTCGCGCTGGGGCCGGAGCTCCTGGCGCTCGCGCTGGCCGCATCGGGCCGCTTCCGCGCGGCCTTCCTGCTGACCGGTGCGGTGTTCATCCTCCACCCGACGACGGCCAGCCATACCGCGTTGCTCGTCTGGTTCGCCGCGCTCATGGACCGCCGCCACCACCGGGCGCTGTTCACCGGGCCGCTGTTCTTCCTGCTCGGCGCATCGCCGCTGCTCGCACAGATGCTCTTTCGGGGCAGTCATGGCGGGGTACCGTTTCCCGCGCCGGAAGACTGGATGCATCTCAACCGGTTGCAGCTCTTCTTCCACCACTTTCCCTCGACGTGGACGTTCGAGGACAACTGGGAGCGGCTGGCCCCGCTCGTCTTCGTCCTGGGCGCGTGGCAGGCCCGGGTGCTGCCGCGAGCGGCCGCGGGCTTCATCCTGGGCGCGCTCGTGGCGTGTATCGCGGGCTGGGTGGGCCTGGAGTGGCTGCACCATCCCGCCGCGCTACAACTGCACCTGCAGCAAGCCTCCCGGCTGATGAACTTCGTGGCCGCCGTCTGCGGCGCGGCGTGGGTGGCGAAGACCTGGGTCTGGTCGCTGCGCCGTCCGCCGTTCGCGGCGCTGGCGCTGGTCGCCTACGTGCTGGACTACAATCCCGCCATCCTCATCCTGGGCCTTCTCGCGCTGGTGCTCGGGCGTGGTCCAGAGCGGGACGTGGCCAGTCCTCCCCGCTGGGCTCCCGCCGCGGCGGTGTTCGGCATCGTGGCCAGCATGTGGGTCACGGCGCAGTTGCTCGACTGGCATGTTCCCGCGGTGCAGGTTCGCTTCGACGAGTTGCCGGGCAGTCGCGTCATGGCCTGGTCCCGAGAGAATCTGCCGGAGGACGCCGTGGTGGTCACGCCTCCGTACTTCACACATGCCATGGCGGCCTACCGCTACGGTGCCCGGCGTCAGGTGCTGGCCAACTACAAGGATGGCTCCGAGGTCAGCTTCAGCATGTCGTTCCTGCGCCAGTGGCGAGAGCGCATGGAGGCCCTCTGCGACTGCAAGCCGTTCGACACGGCACCGGACGCGTCGTCGCTCCAGGCATGGCTCAGCAGTCAGGATGCGGTTCTCGCGGGCTACCGGAACGCGGATGCCGCCCGCTTCCTCGAGCTGGCCCGTCGCTTTGGCGCCACCCATGCGGTGGTGGAGCGTTCGGAGCAGGAGGAGGAGCATCGGATGCCGCTCCCTCCGGGCGCCACGCCCCCCGCGGTGGCACAGCCAGACCTGCCGTTGCTGTATCAGGACGATGAGTTCTCGGTGTATCGGATTGACGCCGTGCCCTGA